One genomic region from Rubinisphaera margarita encodes:
- a CDS encoding heparan-alpha-glucosaminide N-acetyltransferase domain-containing protein, translating to MSEPETYRLAGRNPMTEAEEIAPALQRRSTRRDASADQADVFPASPMLDLKHWQALDLYRGILLLAIVIGLAFLASIERALDQGVTAKEIEANLPGYARMIFNIQPSEWRSLYGSGVIRVRDFLLSGFLFAAGISQFCWRKRRARMEWKAISMFARVLWRTLVLVAMGIFLQSIGSTSTRWVFTDPLSLIGLAGLATFLLARGPVWWQLLIMVGLLFGQYAWFEFSAPVQYPPELQPALVDEDAAPDLREDRWAFQRNIADRWDRGLLSQFPGQPDVRYREAGRTTFNMIPATVLMMIGSLCGWLLFLPNFKPLTRTVCFAIAGGGLVLAGVGADQWICPAIERLLSPSWILIAGGYSLILFAACHLLCDVLPAGGLFYPIRAVGRNSLVMFLAALLATNWVGAELMKHAGSIVELATNGRWTVAQGPLAWMACSLLAALCLAWLLDARRCLIRV from the coding sequence ATGTCAGAGCCAGAAACCTACCGTCTCGCCGGTCGCAACCCAATGACCGAAGCCGAAGAGATCGCGCCGGCGCTGCAGCGACGTTCCACGCGACGGGACGCCTCCGCCGATCAGGCAGACGTCTTTCCGGCTTCCCCCATGCTGGACCTGAAACACTGGCAGGCGCTCGATCTCTACCGCGGAATATTGCTGCTCGCCATTGTTATCGGCCTGGCTTTTCTGGCGAGCATCGAACGGGCTCTTGATCAGGGCGTGACGGCCAAAGAGATTGAGGCCAATCTGCCCGGTTACGCGAGAATGATATTCAACATCCAGCCGTCCGAATGGCGAAGCCTCTACGGAAGTGGAGTCATCCGTGTTCGCGACTTCCTGCTGAGCGGGTTCCTGTTTGCTGCGGGGATTTCACAGTTCTGCTGGCGAAAACGACGGGCCCGCATGGAATGGAAGGCGATCTCAATGTTCGCTCGCGTCCTCTGGCGAACTCTGGTCCTCGTGGCGATGGGCATCTTTCTGCAATCGATCGGGTCGACGTCGACCCGCTGGGTCTTCACCGATCCGCTGTCGCTGATCGGCCTGGCCGGACTGGCCACGTTCCTGCTCGCACGCGGGCCCGTCTGGTGGCAGTTGTTGATCATGGTCGGGCTGCTATTCGGGCAATACGCGTGGTTCGAATTCTCCGCTCCCGTTCAGTATCCGCCTGAATTGCAACCGGCCCTGGTCGACGAGGACGCGGCTCCTGATTTGCGAGAGGATCGCTGGGCGTTCCAACGAAATATTGCCGACCGGTGGGATCGAGGACTGCTCTCGCAATTCCCCGGTCAGCCCGACGTCCGTTATCGAGAAGCAGGACGGACCACGTTCAATATGATTCCCGCCACGGTGTTGATGATGATCGGCAGCCTCTGCGGCTGGCTGCTGTTCCTCCCCAATTTCAAGCCTCTCACACGAACCGTCTGTTTCGCGATCGCAGGCGGAGGGCTCGTCCTGGCGGGGGTGGGAGCCGATCAGTGGATCTGCCCCGCAATTGAACGACTTCTCAGCCCGTCCTGGATTCTGATCGCCGGCGGATACAGTCTGATTCTGTTCGCCGCCTGTCATTTGCTTTGCGACGTGCTGCCGGCGGGCGGTCTGTTCTATCCCATTCGCGCAGTCGGCCGCAATTCACTGGTTATGTTCCTCGCGGCTCTACTGGCCACCAACTGGGTGGGCGCCGAACTGATGAAGCACGCTGGATCGATCGTCGAACTGGCCACGAACGGTCGCTGGACGGTGGCCCAGGGACCACTCGCGTGGATGGCCTGTTCCCTGCTGGCGGCTCTCTGCCTGGCCTGGCTGCTGGACGCCCGGCGGTGCCTGATTCGCGTCTGA
- a CDS encoding sialate O-acetylesterase: protein MRRLYTFVGLCLLSLAIPSMSRADVELPNVFTDHMVLQRNQENPVWGWDEPGTEVQVSIAGQSHSAKAGKDGRWEVKLDALSAGGPHTLKVAGSSEEEIKDVLVGEVWVCSGQSNMAWNVGSANDPDLEQLTANYPQIRLLSVPNRASQESEKNFDGSWVVCSPDTVKDFSAVGYFFGRQLHQTLDVPIGLIDNAWGGSAAEAWIRRDVIEKDERFSDLLAQWKQTEENYDHEATMARFQESLNKWEEAAKKAKADGKSPPSRPRSPRDPLAGNHRPGNLYGGCLHPIVGYGIKGAIWYQGESNAGRAYQYRDLFPLMIEHWRNVWNQGDFSFYWVSLADYRRETESPTDSSWAELREAQTMTLALPNTGEAIITDLGEADDIHPRNKQDVAKRLARLALKHDYDYDIVAGSPRYESHEINDGKVTVTFTNVGTQLDTFDVREPIGFTIAGEDRVFVPAEAKVVSGNKIEVWSSNVQKPVAVRYAWADNPVCNVQNTLGQPLTPFRTDDWEGITAQVKK from the coding sequence ATGAGGCGACTTTACACGTTCGTCGGACTCTGCCTATTGTCCCTGGCGATTCCGTCGATGTCACGCGCCGACGTCGAACTGCCCAACGTTTTCACCGACCACATGGTGCTTCAGCGGAATCAGGAGAATCCGGTCTGGGGTTGGGATGAACCGGGAACCGAAGTTCAGGTTTCGATCGCCGGCCAGTCTCACTCGGCCAAAGCCGGGAAGGATGGTCGCTGGGAAGTGAAGCTCGATGCTCTTTCCGCCGGCGGACCCCACACACTGAAGGTGGCCGGGTCGAGTGAAGAAGAGATTAAGGATGTGCTTGTTGGCGAAGTCTGGGTCTGTTCCGGACAGTCCAACATGGCCTGGAACGTCGGTAGCGCCAACGATCCGGACCTCGAACAGCTCACCGCCAATTATCCGCAGATTCGTCTGCTGTCCGTACCGAATCGGGCATCGCAGGAGTCAGAAAAGAACTTTGATGGATCCTGGGTGGTCTGCTCGCCGGATACGGTGAAGGACTTCTCGGCCGTCGGCTACTTCTTCGGACGTCAGCTGCATCAGACTCTCGACGTGCCGATCGGCCTGATCGACAACGCCTGGGGCGGTTCGGCTGCAGAAGCCTGGATCCGTCGCGATGTGATCGAGAAGGACGAACGGTTCTCGGATCTGCTCGCCCAGTGGAAGCAGACGGAAGAGAATTACGATCACGAAGCAACCATGGCTCGCTTCCAGGAATCTCTCAACAAATGGGAAGAAGCGGCGAAGAAGGCCAAAGCGGATGGCAAGTCTCCGCCCAGCCGTCCTCGCAGTCCCCGCGATCCGCTGGCTGGCAATCATCGCCCGGGAAACCTCTACGGCGGTTGCCTGCATCCCATCGTGGGCTATGGCATCAAGGGAGCAATCTGGTATCAGGGAGAATCCAACGCGGGTCGCGCCTATCAGTACCGCGATCTGTTCCCGCTGATGATCGAGCACTGGCGGAACGTCTGGAATCAGGGCGACTTCTCGTTCTACTGGGTCTCTCTGGCCGATTACCGTCGCGAAACAGAAAGCCCGACCGACAGCTCCTGGGCGGAACTGCGCGAAGCTCAGACAATGACACTCGCTCTCCCGAACACTGGCGAGGCGATCATCACCGACCTGGGCGAAGCGGATGACATTCACCCCCGCAACAAACAGGATGTCGCGAAGCGCCTGGCCCGTCTGGCTCTGAAGCACGATTACGATTACGACATCGTCGCCGGCAGCCCGCGCTACGAGTCGCATGAGATTAACGACGGCAAGGTAACGGTCACCTTCACCAATGTCGGCACTCAGCTCGATACCTTCGACGTGCGAGAGCCGATTGGCTTCACCATTGCTGGCGAAGACCGTGTCTTTGTGCCAGCTGAGGCTAAGGTCGTGTCCGGCAACAAGATCGAAGTCTGGAGCAGCAATGTCCAGAAGCCGGTCGCCGTCCGCTACGCCTGGGCCGACAACCCGGTCTGCAACGTGCAGAACACGCTCGGCCAGCCGCTGACGCCGTTCCGCACCGACGACTGGGAAGGCATCACCGCTCAGGTTAAGAAATAA
- a CDS encoding DnaJ C-terminal domain-containing protein, whose product MASQDYYKTLGVERGASEEEIKKAYRRLAREYHPDRRPDDKNAAEKFKEIQTAYDILGDKEKRQKYDTYGSAFENMGGGYSRHAGAGPIDIEQIFGGRGGGFDFSDLFGGGFGGGGGDPRAARPRKGRDVQSQVTIPFHLAAQGGKYDLGLNRGGRVEHLEVKIPPGIHDGATIRLAGQGEPSVSGGPAGDLLVRVHVAEHPYFRREGANVTLDVPVSVSEAVLGAKIDVPTLSDGEVTVTIPPGTSSGAKLRLKGKGILDNKTKVRGDQMIVVKIVVPKTVSDEARQHIEQFSELTPQTPRAGLWS is encoded by the coding sequence ATGGCCAGCCAAGACTATTACAAGACACTCGGGGTCGAACGGGGAGCCTCCGAAGAGGAAATCAAGAAGGCGTATCGCCGTTTGGCGCGGGAATACCATCCCGATCGTCGGCCCGATGACAAGAACGCAGCCGAGAAGTTCAAGGAGATCCAGACCGCTTACGATATTCTCGGCGATAAGGAAAAGCGGCAAAAGTACGACACGTACGGCTCCGCCTTCGAGAACATGGGGGGCGGCTACTCGCGGCACGCCGGTGCCGGTCCGATCGATATCGAGCAGATTTTTGGTGGTCGCGGCGGTGGATTCGACTTCAGCGACCTGTTCGGTGGTGGCTTCGGTGGAGGTGGCGGCGATCCCCGGGCCGCTCGCCCCCGCAAAGGTCGGGATGTTCAATCGCAGGTCACGATTCCGTTCCATCTGGCCGCTCAGGGAGGCAAATACGACCTGGGGCTTAACCGGGGTGGACGAGTCGAGCATCTCGAAGTCAAGATTCCTCCGGGAATTCACGATGGAGCCACAATTCGACTCGCCGGACAGGGGGAACCGTCTGTTTCGGGCGGCCCGGCGGGCGACCTGCTCGTGCGTGTTCATGTGGCCGAGCACCCCTACTTCCGTCGAGAAGGAGCGAATGTCACGTTGGACGTTCCCGTCAGCGTGAGCGAAGCGGTACTCGGTGCCAAGATCGACGTTCCCACGCTCAGCGATGGCGAAGTGACGGTCACCATTCCGCCCGGCACCTCGAGCGGAGCCAAGCTGCGACTGAAAGGCAAAGGCATCCTGGACAATAAAACGAAAGTCCGCGGCGATCAGATGATCGTGGTGAAAATCGTCGTCCCGAAAACGGTCTCGGACGAAGCCCGTCAGCATATCGAACAGTTTTCCGAACTGACTCCCCAGACGCCGCGAGCGGGTCTCTGGAGTTGA
- a CDS encoding TolC family protein yields the protein MDQTQIEGRQDGSRRLAVSCLTASLCLLAMVSGCSQSFWRKQADKDTYNILQEKQSDPRWVAPRTNLTPDPRSRFYDPYNPDKEPMPPDDPAAAADMDCPDGIPGYHSWHRYGRAMSVENPIWLAHFEHSPEMIDEASGEYICPVPAIRDLTILDAIELTYLHNRDYQFQLEETYFTALALTLERFRFQVRYLGIGGGEPGADLTYENVPGVQDSLRLNTNFGVSQVLPTGGQWAMELANNTLWLFSGPNAGTDTASVFSYRLVQPLLFNAGRKIALEGLTQTERDVLYAVRDLARFRKELFTDVVSSYLNLLQQLQGIRNQEYNIEQLERQVVELSALAKEPPGATPATLEVFPPGASIPESLREKVAYDAERRELIWYRNMSMENAAELLAISNDPQYQAAARELISLLTSNTTPLDVLQLESRLASAIINLQTSQRRYQDSLDQFKIQLGLPPDMEMTIDDSALKQFELIDPLMEELRDETESAILVVGALDTENPDVAQARAALQHVQALYDRIMTEGIGLVEVDSRSVAENLDSRLEGVPEQEVRDQVIATVERDRNQLETLELELRNLGNGFARIRKYLDQGESDEESTKAAIVELTDLHQDLLQRAQGLIVAQVGMRSELINVNRYELDLNDSIGLALENRLDLMNQEGLVMDARRQVDVAANALKANLDVVVAGDIRTEPGSGNPFDFSGRSSSHRVGVQFTAPLDQINERNIYRAAQVNYQRERRDYMEFEDTIKFQVRTAWRNLAVLEQNLETARQSLRINVLQYDQAVEASADPEASNRSGVSGRNLVDALDRILDSQDRLVQIWSGYEQTRLEIHRDMGIMEIDEFGMWIDPYYQAMYETQSTGIAFPEVCPPSKTTSDLDITLLPPGPNDHGNVRPGTNEYDNAESVNQPGLRDDFVLLPVPPAPAETEAPALVDPLRGSSGGGAGNDPGQRDVQRRAVSGPEFYRRIGDGAGPGRVERLDLVPIGDEVD from the coding sequence ATGGATCAGACGCAGATTGAAGGACGACAGGACGGATCCCGGAGGCTGGCAGTCAGTTGTCTGACGGCTTCTCTCTGTCTGCTGGCCATGGTCTCCGGGTGTTCCCAGAGTTTCTGGCGGAAACAGGCCGATAAGGATACGTACAACATTCTGCAGGAAAAGCAGTCCGACCCGCGCTGGGTCGCGCCGCGGACCAATCTCACTCCCGACCCGCGCAGCCGGTTCTACGATCCGTATAACCCGGATAAAGAACCAATGCCGCCCGATGATCCGGCCGCCGCTGCCGACATGGACTGTCCTGACGGCATTCCCGGCTACCACAGCTGGCACCGTTACGGCCGGGCGATGAGTGTGGAAAATCCGATCTGGCTCGCACACTTCGAGCACTCGCCGGAAATGATCGACGAAGCATCCGGAGAGTATATCTGCCCGGTGCCCGCGATCCGCGATCTGACAATTCTCGACGCCATCGAGCTGACCTATCTCCACAACCGCGACTATCAGTTTCAGCTCGAAGAAACGTACTTCACCGCTCTCGCGCTGACACTCGAGCGGTTTCGCTTTCAGGTCCGCTATCTGGGCATCGGTGGCGGGGAACCCGGAGCGGATCTCACCTACGAAAACGTTCCCGGAGTGCAGGACTCGCTGCGGTTGAATACCAACTTCGGCGTCAGTCAGGTGCTGCCGACCGGCGGACAGTGGGCCATGGAACTGGCCAATAACACGCTCTGGCTCTTCTCCGGACCCAACGCCGGAACCGATACCGCGAGTGTCTTTTCCTACCGACTTGTGCAGCCCCTGCTGTTCAATGCCGGCCGGAAAATCGCGCTGGAAGGTCTCACGCAGACCGAACGTGATGTTCTGTACGCAGTTCGCGATCTCGCCCGCTTTCGCAAGGAACTGTTTACCGATGTTGTCAGCTCCTACCTGAATCTGCTTCAGCAGCTGCAGGGAATCCGCAACCAGGAGTACAACATCGAACAGCTGGAGCGCCAGGTCGTGGAACTGAGTGCTCTGGCCAAGGAGCCGCCGGGGGCGACTCCTGCCACGCTGGAAGTGTTCCCGCCCGGTGCGTCGATTCCCGAATCCCTGAGAGAAAAAGTGGCCTACGACGCCGAACGCAGAGAGCTGATCTGGTACCGCAACATGAGCATGGAAAACGCGGCGGAGTTGCTCGCGATCAGTAATGATCCGCAGTATCAGGCGGCTGCCCGCGAACTGATCTCCCTGCTCACAAGTAACACGACGCCGCTCGACGTGCTGCAGCTCGAATCGCGTCTGGCCTCGGCCATCATCAACCTGCAGACATCCCAACGGCGGTACCAGGACAGTCTCGACCAGTTCAAGATCCAGCTGGGGCTGCCGCCCGATATGGAAATGACAATCGACGACTCGGCTCTGAAGCAGTTCGAACTGATTGACCCGCTGATGGAAGAGCTTCGGGACGAAACCGAATCGGCCATTCTCGTAGTCGGTGCCCTCGACACCGAGAATCCCGACGTCGCTCAGGCTCGAGCCGCTCTACAGCATGTTCAGGCGCTCTACGATCGCATCATGACCGAAGGGATCGGCCTGGTTGAAGTCGATTCTCGAAGTGTCGCAGAGAATCTCGACAGTCGACTGGAAGGTGTGCCCGAACAGGAGGTTCGCGACCAGGTGATCGCCACCGTGGAGCGGGACCGGAATCAGCTCGAAACGCTCGAACTCGAGCTACGCAACCTCGGCAACGGCTTTGCGCGGATCAGAAAATACCTCGATCAGGGAGAGTCGGACGAAGAATCGACGAAAGCCGCGATCGTCGAACTGACCGATCTGCATCAGGATCTCCTCCAGCGTGCCCAGGGGCTGATCGTCGCCCAGGTCGGCATGCGTTCGGAGCTGATCAATGTGAACCGATACGAGCTCGATCTGAACGATTCGATCGGGCTGGCGCTCGAAAATCGCCTTGATTTAATGAATCAGGAGGGGCTCGTGATGGATGCCCGCCGTCAGGTCGATGTCGCCGCCAATGCCCTGAAAGCAAACCTCGATGTGGTGGTCGCGGGGGACATTCGAACCGAACCGGGATCGGGAAATCCGTTCGATTTCAGCGGTCGGAGCAGTAGCCACCGGGTCGGAGTTCAGTTCACCGCACCCCTTGATCAGATAAATGAGCGAAACATTTACCGGGCGGCGCAGGTTAATTACCAGAGAGAGCGCCGGGATTACATGGAATTTGAAGATACGATCAAATTCCAGGTCCGCACTGCGTGGCGAAATTTGGCCGTTTTGGAACAAAATCTGGAAACTGCCCGTCAATCTCTTCGTATCAATGTGTTACAATACGACCAGGCTGTGGAGGCATCTGCAGATCCTGAGGCTTCGAACCGTTCTGGCGTGAGCGGGCGAAACCTCGTCGATGCTCTCGACAGAATCCTGGATTCACAGGACCGGCTGGTGCAAATCTGGTCGGGCTACGAGCAGACTCGTCTCGAGATCCACCGCGATATGGGGATCATGGAAATCGACGAGTTCGGCATGTGGATCGACCCTTACTATCAGGCAATGTACGAAACCCAGTCTACGGGAATCGCGTTTCCTGAAGTTTGCCCACCTTCCAAGACTACGAGTGATCTCGATATCACTCTCCTTCCTCCAGGACCGAACGATCATGGCAACGTCCGCCCCGGAACAAATGAATACGACAACGCAGAGTCCGTCAACCAACCTGGACTCCGCGACGACTTCGTACTCCTCCCCGTCCCCCCAGCCCCGGCCGAAACCGAAGCGCCGGCTCTGGTTGACCCTCTGCGTGGGAGCTCTGGTGGTGGGGCTGGGAACGATCCTGGCCAACGCGATGTTCAACGCCGAGCCGTCAGCGGACCCGAATTCTATCGCCGCATCGGAGATGGAGCAGGACCCGGACGAGTCGAGCGACTCGACCTTGTCCCGATCGGTGACGAAGTGGATTAG
- a CDS encoding efflux RND transporter periplasmic adaptor subunit has product MSRSVTKWISSWFSSSKKLPSNLIMKQANKGRFRITINERGFLDSQNNATLTCEVPGSTTIISIVPEGAAVKKGDIVCELDSSSLEEKARQAEIDVTKAEASFSAARENLEIQKTQNASDIAFAQLSLELAELDYNKFMEGELPQQRDQILGQIRLKQEELARKEEAYAFTKRMAKKGYRSPSELEAQRIAMTQAEIQLRVEEENMRVLDKFTAPRTIRELEANAKELVRELDRVERQSAAALAKANAEFESSKLTLEVEKQKYNDWLKHIQLCTLRAPQDGQIVYANSSSGRRGGSGEPDIIEGATVRERQAIVKIPDLSKMKIDARIHESMISQLDLGQPVIIRADAQPGEVYHGVVAMISSVPLSGSFPNYDIKEYQVAINLTDPPERVRMLRPGLSAEFEVVVEDREDVLQVPVQAVVQVGKDYYMWVMTSQKSIQRRQVKVGKSNQTDIEILDGVKPGDSVVMSPRTIFSDDITKLEELLTAKLAAEKLAAGEDAAEAAEDLQEESPRARKPDGEGKPQARKPGGPGGDPAAFFSRLDKDGDGLISKEEAPAQLQGAFSSADTDGDGSLSPAELKAHAANRPQ; this is encoded by the coding sequence TTGTCCCGATCGGTGACGAAGTGGATTAGCTCCTGGTTCTCCTCGAGTAAAAAGCTGCCTTCCAATCTGATCATGAAGCAGGCCAACAAAGGTCGCTTCCGGATCACGATCAATGAACGCGGCTTCCTGGACAGTCAAAACAATGCCACGCTGACCTGCGAAGTGCCCGGCTCGACCACGATCATCTCGATCGTGCCGGAAGGGGCCGCGGTCAAGAAGGGCGATATTGTCTGCGAACTCGATTCGTCGTCGCTCGAAGAAAAAGCCCGCCAGGCTGAGATCGACGTGACCAAGGCCGAAGCCAGTTTTTCGGCTGCTCGCGAGAATCTCGAAATCCAGAAGACGCAGAACGCGAGCGATATCGCTTTCGCTCAGCTCTCCCTCGAACTGGCCGAGCTCGACTACAACAAGTTCATGGAAGGGGAGCTTCCTCAGCAGCGTGACCAGATTCTGGGACAGATCCGTCTGAAGCAGGAAGAACTCGCCCGTAAGGAAGAAGCCTACGCATTCACCAAGCGGATGGCCAAGAAGGGTTATCGCAGCCCCTCGGAACTCGAAGCCCAGCGAATCGCCATGACGCAGGCCGAGATCCAGTTGCGGGTCGAAGAAGAGAACATGCGTGTGCTCGACAAGTTCACCGCACCCCGCACGATTCGCGAGCTCGAAGCCAACGCCAAGGAACTGGTCCGCGAACTCGATCGCGTGGAACGTCAGTCCGCTGCCGCACTGGCCAAGGCGAATGCCGAGTTTGAATCGAGCAAGCTGACTCTCGAAGTCGAGAAGCAGAAGTACAACGACTGGCTCAAGCACATTCAGCTCTGCACCCTGCGAGCTCCGCAGGATGGTCAGATCGTCTACGCGAACTCCAGCAGCGGCCGCCGTGGTGGCTCTGGAGAGCCGGATATCATCGAAGGTGCCACCGTTCGTGAACGTCAGGCGATCGTGAAGATTCCGGATCTCAGCAAGATGAAAATCGATGCCCGAATCCACGAGTCGATGATCAGTCAGCTCGACCTCGGACAGCCGGTTATTATTCGAGCCGATGCACAGCCCGGCGAGGTTTATCACGGCGTGGTCGCGATGATTTCTTCCGTGCCCCTGTCCGGCTCCTTCCCCAACTACGACATCAAGGAATACCAGGTCGCCATTAATCTGACCGACCCTCCGGAGCGGGTGCGCATGCTGCGTCCCGGTCTCTCGGCTGAGTTCGAAGTGGTTGTGGAAGACCGCGAAGATGTCCTGCAGGTTCCGGTTCAGGCTGTCGTGCAGGTCGGCAAAGACTACTACATGTGGGTGATGACCAGCCAGAAGTCGATTCAGCGACGGCAGGTCAAGGTCGGCAAGTCGAATCAGACCGACATTGAGATTCTGGATGGCGTCAAACCGGGTGACTCGGTTGTGATGTCGCCTCGTACGATCTTCTCCGACGACATCACGAAACTTGAAGAATTGCTAACCGCCAAACTCGCCGCCGAGAAACTCGCCGCGGGCGAGGATGCCGCTGAAGCAGCCGAAGACCTGCAGGAGGAATCGCCCCGGGCTCGCAAGCCGGATGGCGAGGGCAAACCGCAGGCCAGGAAGCCGGGGGGACCCGGCGGAGACCCGGCGGCATTCTTCAGCCGCCTTGATAAGGACGGAGATGGCCTGATCAGCAAGGAAGAGGCTCCCGCCCAGCTTCAGGGTGCCTTCAGCTCAGCTGACACCGATGGAGATGGCTCTCTGAGCCCGGCAGAACTGAAAGCCCACGCCGCGAACCGGCCCCAGTAG
- a CDS encoding ABC transporter ATP-binding protein translates to MAYAARLVNLTKHYHLGDVVVKALRGVSLDIPDGDFLAIMGSSGSGKSTMLNLMGALDRPTSGSYLLAGKDVAALEDDELSLIRNELIGFIFQSFNLIPQYTVLENILLPFQYRRSGKDIDATDEAKAARIAEQVGLGDRLDHKPFQLSGGQQQRVAIARALINDPQIIMADEPTGNLDSATGEEIMRLLKQLNSEGRTIIMVTHEPEVASQTRTQIYMKDGVIAGHGIFPGHTA, encoded by the coding sequence ATGGCTTACGCTGCCCGTCTTGTCAACCTGACGAAACACTACCACCTCGGCGATGTCGTGGTCAAAGCGCTGCGCGGCGTCAGTCTCGACATTCCCGACGGCGACTTTCTGGCAATCATGGGCTCCTCCGGGAGCGGCAAGAGTACGATGCTCAATCTGATGGGCGCTCTCGACCGTCCCACCTCCGGCTCTTACCTGCTGGCCGGCAAGGACGTCGCGGCTCTCGAAGATGACGAGCTCTCGCTGATTCGCAATGAACTGATCGGCTTCATCTTTCAGTCGTTCAATCTGATTCCGCAGTACACCGTGCTCGAGAACATTCTGCTGCCGTTCCAGTACCGTCGCAGCGGGAAAGACATCGACGCGACCGACGAAGCCAAGGCCGCACGCATTGCCGAGCAGGTTGGACTGGGAGATCGCCTCGACCACAAACCGTTTCAGCTCTCGGGAGGTCAACAGCAGCGAGTCGCCATCGCCCGGGCCTTAATCAACGATCCGCAGATCATCATGGCCGACGAACCAACCGGTAACCTCGACTCGGCCACCGGCGAAGAAATCATGCGGCTGCTCAAACAGCTCAATTCCGAAGGCCGCACGATCATCATGGTGACCCACGAACCGGAAGTCGCCTCGCAGACCCGCACCCAGATCTACATGAAAGACGGCGTCATCGCCGGCCACGGCATCTTCCCCGGCCACACGGCGTAA
- a CDS encoding amidophosphoribosyltransferase — protein sequence MSELYHECGVAAVYHYAHDEISRLAPKDDPMQTASLIPRLLLDIQNRGQLAAGITSYNSDRKQLIRTHKDVGGVNEVFRLGRREKAEQLMKDYNGQAAIGHVRYATCGTDDRSYAQPFERSHVQKSKWFSFGFNGQLANYQKLREQIEEQDDFHLARETDTEIIMHLLSQDFSIHGRGDLVGTMSRLSKKLDGAYNIVFLNARGDMFIARDPLGIRPMCYAVEGPMFAAASESVALWNLGFESSSIRTLEPGEMVLVQNGRIEKTRFAESPKKAHCFFEWIYFANAASTLDERSVYLSRTQLGVHLARQEKLEIDNETIVVPVPDTAKSAASAMAYELGVPCLEGLMRNRYVGRTFIESKDRADKVRTKFTPLPEVFRGRKVLLVEDSIVRSTTMKGLIDQIRTRGEAKEIHVRVACPPIIAPCFYGIDMSNIGELFAPKFLRGEPLTPEHEAQMAATLGADSLRYLPIETLHESIGLSEKSLCRACVTGEYPTECGEEMYQLALQYNRNPELVQSQRTYDVPTMISTRS from the coding sequence ATGTCTGAACTTTACCACGAATGCGGCGTCGCAGCGGTCTATCATTACGCACACGACGAGATCTCTCGGCTCGCGCCCAAAGATGATCCGATGCAGACCGCGTCGCTCATTCCGAGGCTGCTGCTCGATATTCAGAACCGCGGTCAGCTGGCCGCAGGAATCACGAGTTACAACTCCGACCGCAAGCAGTTGATTCGCACTCACAAAGATGTCGGCGGCGTAAACGAAGTCTTCCGGCTCGGCCGCCGCGAAAAAGCCGAACAGCTGATGAAGGATTACAACGGACAGGCGGCCATCGGTCATGTCCGTTACGCCACCTGCGGCACCGATGATCGCAGCTACGCCCAGCCGTTCGAACGGTCCCACGTTCAGAAATCGAAGTGGTTCAGCTTTGGCTTCAATGGACAGCTGGCCAACTACCAGAAGCTTCGTGAGCAGATCGAAGAGCAGGACGATTTCCATCTGGCCCGCGAGACCGATACCGAAATCATCATGCACCTGCTCTCGCAGGACTTCTCGATCCACGGCCGGGGCGATCTGGTCGGCACCATGTCTCGGCTCAGCAAGAAGCTCGACGGAGCCTACAACATTGTTTTTCTGAACGCTCGCGGCGACATGTTCATCGCCCGCGATCCGCTCGGCATCCGCCCCATGTGTTACGCTGTCGAAGGCCCGATGTTCGCCGCGGCGAGTGAATCGGTCGCTCTGTGGAACCTCGGTTTCGAAAGCAGCAGCATCCGCACCCTGGAACCTGGTGAAATGGTTCTGGTGCAGAACGGCCGCATCGAGAAAACTCGCTTCGCCGAAAGCCCGAAGAAGGCGCACTGTTTCTTCGAATGGATCTACTTCGCGAACGCCGCCAGTACGCTCGATGAACGCAGCGTTTATCTTTCGCGGACCCAACTCGGTGTGCATCTCGCCCGTCAGGAAAAGCTTGAGATCGACAACGAAACGATCGTCGTGCCGGTCCCCGATACCGCCAAATCGGCGGCATCCGCCATGGCATACGAACTCGGCGTCCCCTGTCTGGAAGGACTGATGCGAAACCGCTATGTCGGTCGCACGTTCATTGAATCCAAAGACAGGGCCGACAAAGTCCGCACCAAGTTCACGCCACTGCCTGAGGTCTTCCGCGGACGCAAAGTGCTGCTCGTCGAAGACTCGATCGTCCGTTCGACGACCATGAAGGGTCTGATCGATCAGATCCGCACCCGGGGGGAAGCCAAAGAGATCCACGTTCGCGTGGCCTGCCCACCGATTATCGCTCCCTGCTTCTACGGCATCGACATGTCGAACATCGGGGAGTTGTTCGCACCGAAGTTCCTGAGAGGCGAACCGCTCACGCCGGAACACGAAGCCCAGATGGCCGCGACCCTGGGAGCCGATTCACTGCGTTACCTGCCGATCGAAACGCTGCACGAAAGCATCGGTCTCTCAGAGAAATCACTCTGCCGTGCCTGCGTCACCGGCGAATACCCGACGGAATGCGGCGAAGAAATGTACCAGCTCGCTCTGCAGTACAACCGCAACCCGGAACTGGTACAGAGCCAGCGGACATACGACGTGCCGACGATGATTTCGACCCGGTCGTAG